A window from Sus scrofa isolate TJ Tabasco breed Duroc chromosome 2, Sscrofa11.1, whole genome shotgun sequence encodes these proteins:
- the LOC100739405 gene encoding olfactory receptor 7A17-like, giving the protein MPSNHHHHMVPGNYTQNSEFFLQGLSKEPELQPLIFGLFLSMYLITVFGNLLIILAASSDSHLHTPMYFFLSNLSFVDICFTTTTILKMLINIHTQSKVISYEGCISQMYFYILFAVLDDFILSVMAYDRFLAICHPLHYTVIMNPRLCGLLVLVSWIISALHSLLESLLVLRLSFCMDLEIPHFFCEIKQIVNLACDTFLNDTIMYFTALLIGGGPLAGILYSYSKIISSIYRMASAGGKYKALSTCASHLLVVFLYYCSGVGVYLSSTPTHSSHLSTIATVMYTVVTPMLNPLSIVSGTKI; this is encoded by the coding sequence ATGCCTAGTAATCACCACCACCATATGGTTCCAGGCAACTATAcacaaaattcagaattttttcttcagGGATTATCAAAGGAACCAGAGTTGCAGCCCCTCATATTTGgacttttcctctccatgtacctcatcactgtgtttggaaacctgctcatcatcctggctgccAGTTCAGACtctcacctccacacacccatgtacttttttctctcAAATCTCTCCTTTGTAGATATCTGTTTCACCACCACAACAATCCTAAAGATGCTAATAAATATACACACCCAGAGCAAAGTTATATCCTATGAAGGCTGCATCAGCCAGATGTATTTTTACATACTCTTTGCAGTGTTGGATGATTTTATTCTGAGTGTAATGGCTTATGATCGCTTCTTAGCCATCTGCCACCCCCTACACTACACAGTCATCATGAACCCCCGGCTCTGTGGACTGCTGGTTCTGGTGTCCTGGATCATCAGTGCCCTCCATTCCTTGTTAGAAAGCTTACTGGTGCTGCGACTGTCTTTCTGTATGGACTTGGAAATCCctcactttttctgtgaaatcaAACAAATTGTTAATCTTGCTTGTGACACTTTTCTTAATGATACAATTATGTATTTTACAGCCCTTCTGATTGGTGGTGGTCCTCTGGCTGGTATCCTTTACTCTTACTCTAAGATCATTTCATCTATATATAGAATGGCATCAGCTGGGGGAAAGTATAAAGCACTTTCCACCTGTGCGTCTCACCTCTTGGTTGTCTTCCTATATTACTGTTCAGGTGTAGGAGTCTATCTCAGCTCTACTCCTACCCACAGTTCCCACTTAAGTACAATAGCTACAGTGATGTACACAGTGGTAACACCCATGCTGAATCCCTTGTCTATAGTCTCAGGAACAAAGATATAA
- the LOC100521249 gene encoding olfactory receptor 7A17-like codes for MVPGNYTQNPEFFLQGLSKEPELQPLIFGLFLSMYLITVFGNLLIILAASSDSHLHTPMYFFLSNLSFVDICFTTTTILKMLINIHTQSKVISYEGCISQMYFYILFAVLDDFILSVMAYDRFLAICHPLHYTVIMNPRLCGLLVLVSWIISALHSLLESLLVLRLSFCTDLEIPHFFCEIKQIVNLACDTFLNDTIMYFTALLIGGGPLAGILYSYSKIVSSIHGMTSAGGKYKALSTCASHLSVVSLYYCSSLGVYLSSAPTHSSPLSTTASVMYTVVTPMLNPFIYSLRNKDIKRALKKVIQMAVIKGKLHKKE; via the coding sequence ATGGTTCCAGGCAACTATACACAAAATCCAGAATTTTTTCTTCAGGGATTATCAAAGGAACCAGAGTTGCAGCCCCTCATATTTGgacttttcctctccatgtacctcatcactgtgtttggaaacctgctcatcatcctggctgccAGTTCAGACtctcacctccacacacccatgtacttttttctctcAAATCTCTCCTTTGTAGATATCTGTTTCACCACCACAACAATCCTAAAGATGCTAATAAATATACACACCCAGAGCAAAGTTATATCCTATGAAGGCTGCATCAGCCAGATGTATTTTTACATACTCTTTGCAGTGTTGGATGATTTTATTCTGAGTGTAATGGCTTATGATCGCTTCTTAGCCATCTGCCACCCCCTACACTACACAGTCATCATGAACCCCCGGCTCTGTGGACTGCTGGTTCTGGTGTCCTGGATCATCAGTGCCCTCCATTCCTTGTTAGAAAGCTTACTGGTGCTTCGACTGTCTTTCTGTACAGACTTGGAAATCCctcactttttctgtgaaatcaAACAGATTGTTAATCTTGCTTGTGACACTTTTCTTAATGATACAATTATGTATTTTACAGCCCTACTGATTGGTGGTGGTCCTCTGGCTGGTATCCTTTACTCTTACTCTAAGATCGTTTCATCTATACATGGAATGACATCAGCTGGAGGGAAGTATAAAGCACTTTCCACCTGTGCGTCTCACCTCTCGGTTGTTTCCCTATATTACTGTTCAAGTCTAGGAGTCTATCTCAGCTCTGCTCCTACCCACAGCTCCCCCCTAAGTACAAcagcctcagtgatgtacacagTGGTAACACCCATGCTGAATCCCTTTATCTATAGTCTCAGGAACAAAGACATAAAGAGGGCTCTGAAAAAAGTCATTCAGATGGCAGTTATAAAAGGCAagttacataaaaaagaatga